Part of the Streptococcaceae bacterium ESL0687 genome is shown below.
AACATCAGCTGAATAACTTTCACTAAGCTTAAGGGTATTTTTCTTACCCCTTTGAGCCACATAGTCAATGTAGGCCTCACCAAAATTATAGGCCTGGACACCTGTCCAAACATCAACTCCAGCAAGAGAAGCTTCCTGCAGGCGCTCTGATAAAGTCATAATCCCCTGCTTTATACTATCCTCCTGGCTGGAGATGGAGTTAGGTTCATAACCCAAACTTTCACTCGACTGCATAACATCTGCGGTCTTACCCTTTGTTTCAGTATAAATTATAGCCAAAGCAAGTTCAGTATCATTATTACCTTCTACTCCGTGATCCTTTAGGCTTTCTTCAATATAAGTCTTATAGGTCATAACCTGCTTAACATTCTTATGAACCTCAAAGAGATATATTCCCGAAAATACCAAAATAGCAAGGATTATTAATCTTCGAATTAGTTTAAACATACATTACCTGCCTTCTAAATAGCAGCTTTACCACTTATTTTTTATTTCTTCAATATTTTTAATTAAAATTGAATAACTTCCGTCCTCTTCCTGGATGAATTCAACCGAATTTACATCATCATAAAGGCTTTGAGGAACCATGAGTTCAATCCCGTTTGATAAGGACAGTTTTTGATTGGATAATTTCTTTTCAAGTCCTTGACTAGGAATCTCTGAAAAATCAACCCTTTCAGGTAAAATTTCCTTAAGATTATCCTTGAATTCGAGGCGGGCACTTAGATTATCTGAAAAGAATTGATCTGCCAGGTTTTCTGGATCAAGGGACTGATTTTCTTCAATTGACGAATAAACCAAGTTTTGAACTTTTGAAGAAAATTCAAAGTCATCCTTATTGAATTCACCAGCAACAGCATGGGCTGTTTTTTTAATGGCCTTTATAGCATGATCAATTGACAGGTCAGGACTATCTGCTAGAAGATTTTCTGACAGATAGTTATAAGTTTTTCCGTTATATTTGATTCTCTTTTCGATTAAATGATACCTTCTAGAAGAAAGATTTATGATAAGAGCCTCATCAGCTGGACTACCTGCACCAGGTAGACTCTTCTGGGTTCTTTTAATTGTAATCGATTGATTTTCAACCAGGTGGGAAAAATTTTCCCGCAGGGCCATCCTCATAAAGGCAAAATGATTAACGGCATCCTTTTCAAATTCAACAAAGAGCAAATCACTTAACCTGGGCTCTTCAGCCAACCTATATTCTTCCTGCCAAAGGTTTGCAATCTCCTTACTTGTTTGAAGGAAATCAGAACCGATAAGAGCTAGAAAATTATTTTCAGCAGATAACTCACCTCTTTTTGCCTTGTCTGTATAAACCTTCTCCACTTTTTTACTGACATAGTCTAAAAGGGAGGGGGTTAAATCTAGTAGGTCTTCTGAAAAATCCAAATCCTCTTGGCCTGGATCAAAGGAATGAATAATTGCCTTTTTTACATATATATCTAACATTTACTTATTATTTATATAGGGGGAATTTATCAGTTAGGTTTTTAACCTCAACTTTTACTTGATCAAGAACTTGAGGATTATTCTTATTCTTGAAAGCTTTAATGATAAGTCTTGCTACTTCCCTTGATTCTTCCTCTTTGAAGCCTCGACTAGTAATAGCTGGGGTTCCAATCCTCACACCACTTGTAATAAAAGGACTTAGGGGCTCAAAAGGAATTGAATTTTTATTAAGGGTAATACTTACTTCATCTAGAAGATTTTGAGCTTCCTTACCATTGATATCAAGACCTGTAACATCTAGCATAAACAGATGATTGTCAGTACCACCACTTATTACACGAAGACCTTCTTCTTGGTCAAAAACCTCAACCATAGCCTGGGCATTTTTAATTACCTGAGTTTGATAGTCAACAAAGTCTTGACCCATCGCTTCTTTAAAGGCAACAGCCTTGGCTGCGATTACATGCTCTAATGGTCCTCCTTGAATACCTGGGAAGATGCTACTATTTATCTTCTTGGCTAAATCCTCATCATTTGTAAGAATCATTCCTCCGCGAGGTCCCCTTAAGGTTTTATGGGTTGTAGTTGTTACAAGGTCAGCATACTCCATAGGATTTTGGTGAAGACCAGCTGCAACAAGACCTGCGATGTGAGCCATATCGACCATAAGTTTTGCCCCAACCTCATCAGCAATTTTACGAAATTCCGCAAAATCAATGGCTTTTGAGTAGGCTGACGCTCCAGCTACAATAAGTTTAGGCTGAACCTCACGGGCCATGTTTAAAATAGCCTCATAGTCAAGTTCCTCTGTCTTTGGATCAACCCCGTAAGATGTAAAATCATAGGTCTTACCTGAGAAGCTTACTGCTGCCCCGTGAGTTAAGTGTCCTCCAGCTGCAAGGTCCATTCCCATTACCTTATCACCTGGTTGGATTAAACTCATATAAGCTGCCTGGTTAGCCTGGCTACCTGAATGAGGTTGAACATTTGCAAACTTAGCTCCAAAAAGTTCCTTGGCCCTTTCAATGGCTAAATTTTCAACCACATCGACAGCCTCAGTTCCGCCGTAATAACGACGTCCTGGGTATCCTTCAGCATACTTATTTGTTAAAAGACTTCCTTGAGCAGCCATTACAGCTGGGCTTGCAACATTTTCACTGGCAATTAATTCAATGTTTTGTTGCTGGCGGTCTTCTTCTGCACGAACAGCAGCCCATAATTCAGGGTCTTGTAAAATATAGTCTTCTTCATTAAAAATCATAATAGCTCCTCAATACTTTCTAATTTCACTGCTCCCTGCCTTAAAATCCTAGGACTTCCCTTTGAAAAATCAACGATGGTTGAGTCTAGCCCACTAATACTTGGATCATCCTCTTTAAGGGCCCTAATTTTTCCTGCAAAATCTTCCATGACCTGAGCGGCTTTTCTTGGACTAGGTTGCCCTGTTAAATTGGCACTTGGCCCTACCAAAACACCTACTTTTCTAATAACTTCTAAAGTAAAAGCATTGTCTGGCATCCTAAAGCCTACAGTATCCTTTCCTTGATTGATATAGGAAGGAACCTGATCACTTGATTCAAGAATAATCGTTAGAGGACCCGGCCAAAATTTTTTAATTACCTGCTTAAGATTTGCAGGTTGATTTTTAGAATACTTGTAAAGATCAGAAAGGCCTGAGATATTTAAATTTAAGGCATGATCTAACTTTCTTCCTTTGACAGCAAATACCTGTCTGACAGCTTCTTCATTAAGAGCATCCGCAAATAATCCGTAGACTGTTTCAGTGGGCATGGCCACAAGCTCCCCTTCTTTTAAGAAGGTCGCTGCTAAATCGAGTTGATTGTCTGTTAAAATTTCAGTTTTCATCGACTACTACCATCCTATCAAGTCCAGCCAAATCCTTAAAAACTCTAATTCTTTTAGCTGGATAGACTTCTGAAAATATTTTTTTAACCTGACTTGCTTGCTTGAAGCCAATTTCCAAGTAAATTTTTCCCTGGTCCTTCAATAAATCAGGGGCACCCTGGGCGATTTTTTCATAGATAAGGAGGCCTGAATTTTCAGCATAAAGGGCCAAGTCTGGCTCATGCCTAATAACAGACTCATCCATATATACTTCTTCATCAAAGGAGATATAAGGCGGGTTGGACACAATTATATCAAAATTTCCCGAAAGATTCGAAAATACATCACTTTGGATAAACTCAACCTGGAGATTATTTGCCTGGGCATTGTCTGAGGCTAAATCAAGGGCATCTTGGGAGATGTCAGCTAGAACTAAATCCCAGTCTGGACGCGCCTTTTTAAGGGACAGACCAATGGCTCCAGAACCTGTACCCAAATCTAGCACCCGAAGCTTTGGTCCTTGATTTTCCCTAAGAATTAAATCAACAAGCTCCTCTGTTTCAGGGCGAGGGATTAAAACCCTTTGATCGACTTTTAGGTTTAGGTCATAAAAATCAGTGTTACCCACTATATATTGGGCAGGCTCCATGTTTACAAGCCGCTGTGATATTTCTTCTAAAAGAAGGAGGTTATCTTCTGTAACCTCCTCGTTGAGCAATTTTACGTAATCCAAGGTATCAAGTTCCTTGAGGTAGCGAAAAACATAAGCCAGGTCTTCCTGATTTTTTACTTCGATTAATTTTTGCTCAAAGAACTCCCTATATTTCATACTTACTTCCTTAGATTATTTATTTAATTCTTCTAGTTTTTGAGTTTGGTCATAAATCACTAGAGCGTCAACAACTTCGTCCAGTTTACCAGCAATAATCTGGTCAAGTTTTTGCACAGTAAGACCAATACGGTGGTCGGTCACACGGTTTTGCGGGAAGTTGTAAGTTCTGATACGTTCTGAACGGTCCCCTGTTCCGACTGCTGACTTACGGGTTGCATCATACTCGCTTTGAGCCTCTTGGGCATAGTGGTCATAAACGCGGGCGCGGATGATTTTCATAGCCTTTTCACGGTTCTTTTGTTGGCTACGCTCGTCCTGCATCTCAACCTTAATACCAGTTGGAAGGTGGACGATACGGACTGCTGAGGCAGTCTTGTTGACGTGCTGACCTCCGGCACCTGATGCGTGGTAGATGTCTGTACGTAGGTCTGAATCTGGGATGTCGATTTGCACGTCTTCGGCTTCTGGTAGGA
Proteins encoded:
- the prmC gene encoding peptide chain release factor N(5)-glutamine methyltransferase, producing the protein MKYREFFEQKLIEVKNQEDLAYVFRYLKELDTLDYVKLLNEEVTEDNLLLLEEISQRLVNMEPAQYIVGNTDFYDLNLKVDQRVLIPRPETEELVDLILRENQGPKLRVLDLGTGSGAIGLSLKKARPDWDLVLADISQDALDLASDNAQANNLQVEFIQSDVFSNLSGNFDIIVSNPPYISFDEEVYMDESVIRHEPDLALYAENSGLLIYEKIAQGAPDLLKDQGKIYLEIGFKQASQVKKIFSEVYPAKRIRVFKDLAGLDRMVVVDEN
- a CDS encoding serine hydroxymethyltransferase, encoding MIFNEEDYILQDPELWAAVRAEEDRQQQNIELIASENVASPAVMAAQGSLLTNKYAEGYPGRRYYGGTEAVDVVENLAIERAKELFGAKFANVQPHSGSQANQAAYMSLIQPGDKVMGMDLAAGGHLTHGAAVSFSGKTYDFTSYGVDPKTEELDYEAILNMAREVQPKLIVAGASAYSKAIDFAEFRKIADEVGAKLMVDMAHIAGLVAAGLHQNPMEYADLVTTTTHKTLRGPRGGMILTNDEDLAKKINSSIFPGIQGGPLEHVIAAKAVAFKEAMGQDFVDYQTQVIKNAQAMVEVFDQEEGLRVISGGTDNHLFMLDVTGLDINGKEAQNLLDEVSITLNKNSIPFEPLSPFITSGVRIGTPAITSRGFKEEESREVARLIIKAFKNKNNPQVLDQVKVEVKNLTDKFPLYK
- a CDS encoding lysozyme family protein; this translates as MFKLIRRLIILAILVFSGIYLFEVHKNVKQVMTYKTYIEESLKDHGVEGNNDTELALAIIYTETKGKTADVMQSSESLGYEPNSISSQEDSIKQGIMTLSERLQEASLAGVDVWTGVQAYNFGEAYIDYVAQRGKKNTLKLSESYSADVLAKSLGNEDASTYRHLTPISFFFNGGKLYVNGGNIFYAWEVRINLYLVRFMSWF
- a CDS encoding nucleoid-associated protein, coding for MLDIYVKKAIIHSFDPGQEDLDFSEDLLDLTPSLLDYVSKKVEKVYTDKAKRGELSAENNFLALIGSDFLQTSKEIANLWQEEYRLAEEPRLSDLLFVEFEKDAVNHFAFMRMALRENFSHLVENQSITIKRTQKSLPGAGSPADEALIINLSSRRYHLIEKRIKYNGKTYNYLSENLLADSPDLSIDHAIKAIKKTAHAVAGEFNKDDFEFSSKVQNLVYSSIEENQSLDPENLADQFFSDNLSARLEFKDNLKEILPERVDFSEIPSQGLEKKLSNQKLSLSNGIELMVPQSLYDDVNSVEFIQEEDGSYSILIKNIEEIKNKW
- a CDS encoding L-threonylcarbamoyladenylate synthase; the protein is MKTEILTDNQLDLAATFLKEGELVAMPTETVYGLFADALNEEAVRQVFAVKGRKLDHALNLNISGLSDLYKYSKNQPANLKQVIKKFWPGPLTIILESSDQVPSYINQGKDTVGFRMPDNAFTLEVIRKVGVLVGPSANLTGQPSPRKAAQVMEDFAGKIRALKEDDPSISGLDSTIVDFSKGSPRILRQGAVKLESIEELL